The following are encoded together in the Anabrus simplex isolate iqAnaSimp1 chromosome 5, ASM4041472v1, whole genome shotgun sequence genome:
- the LOC136874138 gene encoding ejaculatory bulb-specific protein 3: MNRVLALCVLLATVAVVLAEDTYTTKWDNINVDEILSNERLRKVYLECLLADDDKGCAEEGKALRSALPDALATECKKCTDKQKEKAEKVIKWIIENNADAWKKLKAKWDPTGAYTKKYEEEARKRGINV, translated from the exons ATGAACCGAGTACTGGCACTGTGCGTCCTCCTCGCCACCGTGGCTGTCGTCCTGGCTGAGGACACCTACACCACCAAGTGGGACAACATCAACGTGGACGAGATCCTCAGCAATGAGCGCTTGAGGAAGGTGTACTTGGAGTGTCTTCTGGCTGACGACGACAAGGGCTGTGCAGAGGAAGGCAAGGCGCTCAGAA gtgcccttcctgatgctctGGCTACTGAATGTAAGAAATGTACCGACAAGCAGAAGGAGAAGGCAGAGAAGGTCATCAAATGGATCATCGAGAACAACGCTGACGCCTGGAAGAAGCTGAAGGCCAAGTGGGACCCCACTGGAGCGTACACCAAGAAGTACGAGGAGGAAGCCAGGAAGCGCGGCATTAATGTCTAA